AGAGCACAACACCGCCGGATTTAATTATGGATGATGCTGTTTCAATATCATTTTTCAGAAGTGATCCTTTTACTATCCTTTTCATTTCTCAGATGTCTTTTAAGGTGAACCATATATATACATCATTGTTTTTTGAGGATATTGAGATTGAATTTTTATATAATGAAAGACAAGTATCTTTTACCATGGCCATTGAAAATTATATTCCAATTCAATTGGTGTTAGGAAGCCAGGATTCGATCGAACGGGAATATTTAACAGCCGTTCCATATAATTTTACAATCGCGAATGAGGGTAAGTGGGAGATGCTTATATCTGATAAAGATATGGAAGTCAAAAAGGGTGAGGTCATTGAGATTCCATTGAAGGAGGTAAGTATTCCTGAAAATTCGGTGGCATTACCATGTGCTTTTATTCATCATGCATTGGGGGCTGTACTTAAGGCGCGACATACCGGGGTGGCACTGGTCGAGACGAGGCGAAAGATATCAAGTGTTATTTTTTTACCTATACAGAATGGGAAGGTTGAAAATGGAGATCT
The nucleotide sequence above comes from Methanosarcinales archaeon. Encoded proteins:
- a CDS encoding DUF22 domain-containing protein, with the protein product MAIENYIPIQLVLGSQDSIEREYLTAVPYNFTIANEGKWEMLISDKDMEVKKGEVIEIPLKEVSIPENSVALPCAFIHHALGAVLKARHTGVALVETRRKISSVIFLPIQNGKVENGDLLAVINVFPIILNK